A genome region from Nocardia sp. NBC_00565 includes the following:
- a CDS encoding AAA family ATPase — protein MAGRYSSSVGSLPMAVSDFVGRERELDKIATLLLDSARLVTLIGSGGIGKTRLATEAVHRYHKARRVPVHWVRLARLASGADTSAVEDEVAQAIVDADFSDRSVWAALVDTLTRSDAVGHRLQTILVMDNCEHVLDGAGRLIAELLDAVPGLTVLATSREAVGWVDEQLVPVGSLPREQALGLFRKRAELTGRAIADDQLALADSICRHVHNHPLYIRLAAARLLRQPLPMILRDLSGEAGDRRLRWSHGPRVGAEERHQGIRDVIAWSYDLCTDQERLLFERMSVFAAGYDVDPDDEADTSVLDVGAELDAIEGVCADLDIFAGDPRVSIAKDKVEGLLERLADQSLVSVHLTSDTVRYSLLESFRVFAQQRLREREAGAEWERLTARHRRYYRDKIMRACAEWFSPAEQDLLDWARAAWDNLLCAIDGSLTTPGESVIGLEIAIGLITLRVPFTKGSLRESRRWAERTLAATRDLDPQPVELQISAMALIGWISMCQGVHDDAERMLEECVTACVTDPTARANWRHAPERDFGLPAPVEFTRGSELMLVQSDARAVAVLGCAREKFTAGGDLGGAAMSELFEALAAGFCGTATQAMEIARRHLDSATAAQARWAKSWAELAWAIALTKYGDPEEALTVGRSALADQVAMRDQWGALWAVHIRMWTLARMAADARTTGRAAADQVMAGATEIALLSGGVATWRQRLGVHLANLGPFETENDIAIDIARDVLGHKLFEATQREGAMLRPEHGEVTRLALGTLSMDKLEVDHPVRRDRPSPWQELSSAEQEVATLAAAGWTNTAIAARRGNSFKTVDAQMVSIFQKLMITSRADIITFVPADRQADVTNAAARRPKRAQRRPTPRRP, from the coding sequence ATGGCCGGGCGATATTCATCGAGCGTCGGATCACTGCCGATGGCCGTCAGCGATTTCGTCGGACGCGAACGGGAGCTGGACAAGATCGCGACGTTGCTGCTGGATTCGGCGCGCCTGGTCACCTTGATCGGTTCGGGCGGTATCGGCAAGACTCGCCTCGCCACCGAGGCGGTGCACCGCTACCACAAGGCTCGTCGGGTCCCTGTCCATTGGGTTCGGCTGGCCCGGCTGGCCAGCGGTGCCGACACATCGGCGGTCGAGGACGAGGTCGCGCAGGCGATCGTCGACGCCGACTTCTCCGATCGATCGGTATGGGCCGCTCTGGTCGATACCCTCACTCGCTCCGACGCCGTTGGCCATCGGCTGCAGACGATCCTGGTGATGGACAACTGCGAGCACGTCCTGGACGGGGCCGGGCGATTGATCGCCGAACTGCTCGACGCGGTGCCGGGGCTCACGGTGCTGGCCACCAGTCGCGAGGCGGTCGGCTGGGTCGATGAGCAGTTGGTGCCGGTCGGTTCCTTGCCTCGGGAGCAGGCGCTGGGACTGTTCCGCAAGCGCGCGGAGCTCACCGGGCGTGCCATCGCCGATGATCAACTCGCGCTGGCCGATTCGATCTGTCGGCATGTGCACAACCACCCGCTCTACATCCGGCTGGCCGCCGCCCGCCTGCTGCGCCAACCGTTGCCGATGATCCTGCGTGACCTCAGCGGCGAAGCCGGCGATCGGCGGCTGCGGTGGTCGCACGGTCCGCGCGTCGGCGCCGAGGAGCGGCATCAGGGCATCCGCGATGTCATCGCGTGGTCCTACGATCTGTGCACGGACCAGGAACGACTGCTCTTCGAGCGGATGTCGGTCTTCGCCGCGGGCTACGACGTGGATCCGGACGATGAAGCCGATACATCCGTTCTCGACGTCGGTGCGGAACTGGACGCGATCGAGGGCGTCTGCGCCGATCTCGACATCTTCGCCGGCGATCCGCGAGTCAGCATCGCGAAGGACAAGGTCGAGGGGCTCTTGGAGCGTTTGGCGGATCAGTCCCTGGTCTCGGTCCACCTGACCTCCGATACCGTCCGTTATTCACTGTTGGAGAGCTTCCGCGTATTCGCTCAGCAGCGATTGCGCGAGCGCGAGGCCGGCGCTGAATGGGAACGACTGACCGCCCGGCACCGGCGCTACTACCGCGACAAAATCATGCGGGCCTGCGCCGAATGGTTCAGCCCGGCCGAGCAGGATCTGCTCGATTGGGCACGTGCGGCCTGGGACAACCTGCTCTGCGCGATCGATGGAAGTCTCACCACCCCAGGTGAATCGGTGATCGGGCTGGAAATCGCCATCGGCTTGATCACGTTGCGTGTTCCCTTCACCAAGGGGTCACTGCGCGAATCCCGGCGTTGGGCCGAGCGAACTCTGGCGGCGACCCGCGACCTCGACCCACAGCCCGTCGAACTCCAGATATCAGCAATGGCGCTGATCGGCTGGATCAGCATGTGCCAGGGTGTGCACGACGACGCCGAGCGGATGCTCGAGGAATGCGTCACCGCCTGCGTTACCGATCCAACGGCAAGGGCGAACTGGCGTCATGCCCCCGAGCGTGATTTCGGTCTGCCCGCACCCGTCGAGTTCACCCGCGGTAGCGAACTCATGCTGGTGCAGAGTGACGCGCGTGCGGTAGCGGTACTGGGGTGCGCTCGCGAGAAATTCACCGCTGGCGGCGATCTCGGTGGTGCGGCCATGAGCGAGCTGTTCGAGGCACTGGCCGCCGGCTTCTGCGGCACCGCGACCCAGGCCATGGAGATTGCCCGGCGTCATCTCGACAGCGCCACCGCGGCGCAGGCGCGCTGGGCGAAATCCTGGGCCGAATTGGCGTGGGCGATTGCCCTGACCAAATATGGCGATCCCGAGGAAGCGCTCACCGTCGGGCGCAGCGCGTTGGCGGATCAGGTCGCGATGCGCGACCAATGGGGTGCCCTCTGGGCGGTGCACATCCGGATGTGGACGCTTGCGCGCATGGCCGCCGATGCGCGGACCACGGGCCGCGCTGCCGCGGACCAGGTGATGGCCGGAGCCACCGAAATCGCACTGCTCAGCGGCGGGGTCGCCACATGGCGGCAGCGCTTGGGCGTGCACCTCGCGAACCTGGGTCCATTCGAAACCGAAAACGACATCGCTATCGACATCGCACGGGATGTGCTCGGCCACAAGCTGTTCGAAGCCACCCAGCGCGAGGGGGCCATGCTGCGGCCGGAGCACGGTGAGGTGACGCGGCTGGCGTTGGGCACGTTGTCGATGGACAAGCTCGAGGTGGATCATCCCGTTCGGCGCGACCGCCCGTCGCCCTGGCAGGAACTGTCGAGCGCCGAACAGGAGGTGGCCACGCTCGCGGCGGCGGGCTGGACCAATACGGCGATCGCGGCCCGTCGCGGTAATTCGTTCAAAACCGTAGACGCACAGATGGTCTCGATCTTCCAGAAGCTGATGATCACATCGCGAGCCGACATCATCACCTTCGTGCCCGCCGACCGGCAAGCCGACGTCACGAACGCCGCCGCGCGCCGACCGAAACGCGCACAGCGCAGGCCGACGCCGCGGCGACCTTGA
- a CDS encoding TetR/AcrR family transcriptional regulator: MALPTGSEPNRLERRKARTRAALVSAAQALIAEGKLNVPILEITQAADVGMGSFYNHFQSREELFQTAVEEALDQHGVVLDLLCEGMDDPAQVFAQSFRLTGRLHRRNPTLSKVLLNNGLTLAGSDRGLAPRAHRDIETAARTGRFQVSDPELAMTVVAGAAICLGQLLHDQPERDDAAATDQVAEDLLRMFGLPADEAHEICRRPLPSFNAPPQNDTAA, from the coding sequence ATGGCCCTGCCGACCGGTTCGGAACCCAACCGCCTGGAGCGCCGCAAAGCGCGTACCCGCGCCGCGCTGGTGAGCGCGGCGCAGGCGCTCATCGCCGAAGGAAAACTGAATGTCCCGATCCTGGAGATCACCCAGGCCGCCGATGTCGGCATGGGGTCGTTCTACAACCACTTCCAAAGCCGGGAGGAGTTGTTCCAGACCGCGGTCGAAGAAGCACTCGACCAGCACGGCGTCGTCCTCGATCTACTGTGCGAGGGCATGGACGACCCGGCCCAAGTGTTCGCGCAGAGCTTCCGGCTGACCGGTCGCCTGCACCGCCGCAACCCGACCCTCAGCAAGGTCCTGCTCAACAACGGACTCACCCTCGCCGGTTCCGACAGAGGCCTCGCACCCCGCGCTCACCGCGATATCGAGACGGCCGCCCGCACCGGACGATTCCAGGTCAGCGACCCGGAACTGGCCATGACCGTCGTGGCCGGGGCCGCGATCTGCCTCGGCCAACTCCTGCACGACCAGCCCGAACGCGACGACGCCGCGGCCACGGATCAAGTCGCCGAGGACCTGCTACGCATGTTCGGCCTCCCCGCCGACGAAGCGCACGAAATCTGCCGGCGCCCCCTGCCGTCCTTCAACGCACCGCCACAAAACGACACCGCCGCCTGA